Proteins encoded in a region of the Pelmatolapia mariae isolate MD_Pm_ZW linkage group LG16_19, Pm_UMD_F_2, whole genome shotgun sequence genome:
- the LOC134644577 gene encoding G-protein coupled receptor 135: MVTNLMATTTETIVQTTGNLSDHKDQRGGEFDHTHQELNPSVLSAAESNSVLQGIIVAAQALILLSVFLLSCLGNSVVVIVIIKHRQLRTVTNAFIMSLSLSDFLTAVLCLPFSFVMLFSKDGVWMFGDRFCVANGCLNTCFGIISTLTMTLISFDRYYSIVRQPQAKIGRQKAAQLLIAVWLTAVIFSLPWYLVVRTPKEIHKQGFYHCMYVFHSGTSLMGTAYSICLIIVCYLLPFCLMCFCHYNICKTVRLSEIRVRPVTTYAYLLRFYSEMRTATTVLIMIVFIIFCRGPYCLMGLVTAIGDYTFNPAMDTVAIWLAWANGAINPLIYALRNPNIAMLLGRSREEGYRTRNIAASLSSQTQNHEARFNNAERIKDRYLSRAGLNSQLLTSSPGKTGGGGEVTMWACKNPAVYFCKDTQQNTASLPNSVGAQKTKRPDTSL, from the coding sequence ATGGTGACCAACCTCATGGCTACCACTACAGAGACCATAGTGCAAACCACAGGAAACCTGTCAGACCATAAAGACCAAAGAGGAGGTGAATTTGATCATACCCATCAGGAACTAAACCCGTCTGTGCTGAGTGCTGCTGAGAGTAACTCTGTTCTCCAGGGAATCATAGTGGCAGCTCAGGCACTGATACTGCTGTCTGTATTCCTTCTCTCCTGTCTTGGTAACTCAGTAGTTGTCATCGTTATCATCAAGCACAGGCAACTTCGAACAGTGACTAATGCTTTTATCATGTCGCTGTCGCTATCGGACTTCCTCACGGCTGTCTTGTGTCTGCCATTCTCTTTTGTTATGCTTTTCAGTAAGGATGGAGTCTGGATGTTTGGGGATCGTTTCTGTGTTGCCAATGGGTGTTTGAACACCTGCTTTGGTATCATCTCCACCCTGACAATGACTTTGATCTCCTTTGATAGGTACTATTCCATTGTCAGACAACCACAGGCTAAAATAGGCAGACAGAAAGCAGCCCAGTTATTGATTGCAGTGTGGCTAACTGCTGTCATATTCTCTCTGCCTTGGTATCTGGTAGTCCGAACACCTAAAGAAATCCATAAGCAAGGTTTTTACCACTGCATGTATGTGTTCCACTCTGGTACCTCACTCATGGGAACAGCTTATAGCATCTGTCTGATCATTGTATGTTATTTATTGCCTTTTTGCCtgatgtgtttttgtcattACAACATTTGTAAGACTGTTCGGCTCTCAGAAATACGAGTCAGGCCTGTGACCACATATGCATACTTACTTCGATTTTACAGTGAAATGCGAACAGCCACCACAGTTCTGATAATgattgttttcattattttttgccGGGGGCCATATTGTCTAATGGGGCTAGTTACTGCTATAGGggactacacatttaatcctgCAATGGACACAGTGGCCATATGGCTAGCTTGGGCAAATGGAGCCATTAACCCTCTGATCTATGCTCTGAGGAACCCAAATATAGCCATGTTACTGGGACGCAGTAGAGAAGAGGGCTATCGGACCAGAAATATTGCTGCATCCCTCTCCAGCCAAACTCAGAACCATGAGGCCCGGTTTAACAATGCAGAGAGGATAAAAGATCGCTACCTGAGTCGTGCAGGGCTTAACAGCCAGCTGTTGACTTCGAGTCCTGGAAAAACAGGAGGGGGTGGAGAAGTGACAATGTGGGCTTGTAAAAACCCTGCTGTGTACTTCTGTAAGGACACTCAGCAAAATACTGCATCACTACCAAACTCAGTTGGCGCTCAAAAGACAAAGAGACCTGACACGAGCCTTTGA